Genomic window (Mesorhizobium sp. M4B.F.Ca.ET.058.02.1.1):
GTCCTGCCGAGTTCGGTCTTCGACAGACCGTTGCGGACCGCATCGACGTATTTCTCCGGAGATTTGCCGAAGATCTTGTACAGGTCACGGATTTCGATTGAGGCGTTGTTGCTAGTCATGAGCTGCACCCCGATGCTTCTGCAGCCGGTGGCCATAGGCCTGGCTGATGCGGTCGAAAATGATCGCGATGCCGACAATGGCAAAGCCGTTGAAGATGCCTTGCGTGAAGTACTGGTTGGCGATGGCCTGGAGAACGTTGAGGCCGAGCCCCTGCACGCCGATCATCGAGGCGATGACCACCATGCCGAGCGCCATCATGATGGTCTGGTTGATGCCGGCCATGATGGTCGGCATGGCGAGCGGGATCTGTACCTTCCAGAGCTTTTGCGAGCGCGAGCAGCCATAGGCGTCGGCGGCCTCCAGCACCTCCTTGTCGACCAGGCGGATGCCGAGGTCGGTGAGGCGGATGATCGGCGGGATGGCATAGATCACCACCGCGATGAAGCCCGGCACCCGGCCAATGCCGAGCAGCATGACGACCGGAATGAGATAGACGAAGGGCGGCATCGTCTGCATGACGTCGAGCACCGTGTGCATGACCGCGCCGACGCGCTTGTAGCGGTTCATCAGGATGCCGAGCGGAATGCCGATGGCGATGGCGAAGATCGTCGCGGTGAAGACAAGCGAGATCGTCTTCATCGCGTCCTGCCACAGGCCAAGGAGGCCGATGGCGATGAGCGTGCCGACAACGGCGGCAACCACAGCCCAGCGCCGTGCCGCAAACCAGGCGATGACCGCCAGGGCGAGCACGACCAGCGGCCAGGGCGCGTTCGAGATGGTGCTTTCGAAGAAGACGAGAACGCGCAGCAGCGGATAGAAGAAGTCTTCGATCGCCTGACCGTAGCCGCGCGTCAGCGCCTTCAGGGCGCCGTCGATAGACCGCTTCACCGCAAGCAGGAATTCAGGGTCGAGTTGAGGGAATCTGAAAAGCCAATCCATATCGCGATGCCCTATTGTGATTGCGCCATTGGGGACACATTGCCGGCCATAGGCCGAGAGCAGGGAACAAAGGCTACGCCGGCGGACCGAGCCGCCTAGGTGGAGGCCTTGAATACGCTCAAAGCCTCCACCCGCCCGATTGCCCGATTTAGAGCGCGGCTTTGACCTTTTCGGCGACGTCAGCCGGGACCCACTTGGTCCAGACTTCCGGCATGTTCTTGATGAACCACTTGGCGCCGTCCTCGCCATTGGCCTGGTTGTCGGTCATCCACAGCATCACCTTGCCGACTTCAGCCTGGGTCCAGCTGCGCTTGGCGAGGTAGTCCTTGACCGGGCCGACGTCGTCACGCTGGGTGAACTTGCTGCTGGCCAGCGTCACCATCTCAGCCTGTTTCCAGTAGTTCGGCTTCGGATCCGGACAGTCCTGCTTTGACGTGCAACGCGCCCACTCGGCATCGTCATGAGCCATTTCGAGGCGCACCATCGGATACTTCACCAGAAGGGATGTCGGTGCCCAATATTGCGCGAGGAATCCCTGCTTCTGTTCATAGGCTTTGGAGATGACGCCATCGAGCGCTGCCGCCGAGCCGGTGGGGACCAACTCGAAGCCCTTCTTGTCACCCTCAATGGCCTTGTAGAGCTGCGCCGTCACGACCGTGTCGCCCCAACCCTGCGGGCCCTGGATAACGCCGCCTTTCGAGGGGTCTTCCGGAGCCGGGAACAGCTCCGGATGCTTCATGGCGTCGTCGACGGTCTTGATATCGGGATGCGCATCCGCGACATATTGGGGAATGTACCAGCCGGAAACCTGCCCGTCGCTGATCGCCGTGCCGATCTGGCTGATCCGCCCCTCGGCGGCGCCCTTGATATAGACGTCACCGAGCAGGCTTGGCGTCGATTCCGAAGAAATGTCCGGCTGGCCCTTCTCGATCATCGCGGTGATCGTCGGCACGGTGTCGCCCGCAACCGTCGTGGCGTTGCAGCCGTAGCCGTTCTTCAGGATGAACTGGTCGACATTGGACATCGCCTCGGCCGACTGCCAGCTGAAGACCGCCAATGTAACGTCGCCGCAAGCCGCCTGTGCGGCACCTGCGGTAAGCAGCGCTCCGAGGGCAACGGCAGGAAATAGTAGTTGTCTCATTTTGTTCTCCTCATTCTTCGCGTGGCTTATTGACAGACCGACACCGAACCCACGCCGCCCGGCGAAACTGAACTAGCAGGGTGATGCAAGAAGGCGTTTCATCGTCTCCCGATTGCGCCTGCAGCGACGCCGCCTACCCGGACGTCGCGGATCGGCCCGCCCTCCACTCGCGAACCGCCATCCGCACCTTTGCCCCGATCGACGTGACAGGTGAGGCGCCACGGTTCGCCGGCAGGAAAGTTGAGAAGACTTTGGCTTTCTGGCTCACGATCAGGCCGCCTCGCGCTCGACGAGGGTGCCGAGCGCCCGTCGCAGCGTCGCTACTCTGTCGGCGGGGAGCGCGCGCAAAGGCTTGCGGGGACTTCCGGCGCCATAGCCGACCAAGTCTGCCGCGGCATAGACCGACTGCACGTAGTCGCCCTGCCAAAGAAGGGACATGACATGCTCGAGCGACGCCCAGATTTTGCGCACGTCAGCCCAGTCTTTTGAGGCTGCCGCTTCAACCAGGGCCACGGTTGTCCTGGGCGCAAAATTTGCTCCGCCCCATATCAGGCCGCTGCATCCCGCGTAGAGGGCATAGGCCACCAGGTGGTCGGCGCCATTCATGACCGGAAGGCCGGTGCGAATGAGCGAAGCCTGCTTGCCGAGATCGCCGCCGCTATCCTTGACGGTGCAGAAGCCTGGAATCGCGCACAGTTCCCTCAGCAGCGAGGGCGTGATCGCAACGCCCACCGCCTGGGGCACGTTGTAGCCGATGATCGGCAGTCCGCCCTTTGCGGCCTCCGTGTAGAAGTCGACAATGCCCCGGTCATCCGTTGGGCCTTCGAAGAAGGGCGGCAGCACCATCACCCCATCGGCGCCGCAATCCTTGGCGTGGCGGGTCCGCTCGACAACATCTTCGACGAGCAGCGCGCAGGTCTGCACAATGATCTTGGC
Coding sequences:
- a CDS encoding glycine betaine ABC transporter substrate-binding protein, which encodes MRQLLFPAVALGALLTAGAAQAACGDVTLAVFSWQSAEAMSNVDQFILKNGYGCNATTVAGDTVPTITAMIEKGQPDISSESTPSLLGDVYIKGAAEGRISQIGTAISDGQVSGWYIPQYVADAHPDIKTVDDAMKHPELFPAPEDPSKGGVIQGPQGWGDTVVTAQLYKAIEGDKKGFELVPTGSAAALDGVISKAYEQKQGFLAQYWAPTSLLVKYPMVRLEMAHDDAEWARCTSKQDCPDPKPNYWKQAEMVTLASSKFTQRDDVGPVKDYLAKRSWTQAEVGKVMLWMTDNQANGEDGAKWFIKNMPEVWTKWVPADVAEKVKAAL
- a CDS encoding proline/glycine betaine ABC transporter permease — encoded protein: MDWLFRFPQLDPEFLLAVKRSIDGALKALTRGYGQAIEDFFYPLLRVLVFFESTISNAPWPLVVLALAVIAWFAARRWAVVAAVVGTLIAIGLLGLWQDAMKTISLVFTATIFAIAIGIPLGILMNRYKRVGAVMHTVLDVMQTMPPFVYLIPVVMLLGIGRVPGFIAVVIYAIPPIIRLTDLGIRLVDKEVLEAADAYGCSRSQKLWKVQIPLAMPTIMAGINQTIMMALGMVVIASMIGVQGLGLNVLQAIANQYFTQGIFNGFAIVGIAIIFDRISQAYGHRLQKHRGAAHD
- a CDS encoding dihydrodipicolinate synthase family protein, which produces MSDFPFSGLNLAIATPFDAQGRIDLGRLEQNIERYIAAGIRGFVLSSGTGMHAYLSADESKSLVKKGAKIINGRAKIIVQTCALLVEDVVERTRHAKDCGADGVMVLPPFFEGPTDDRGIVDFYTEAAKGGLPIIGYNVPQAVGVAITPSLLRELCAIPGFCTVKDSGGDLGKQASLIRTGLPVMNGADHLVAYALYAGCSGLIWGGANFAPRTTVALVEAAASKDWADVRKIWASLEHVMSLLWQGDYVQSVYAAADLVGYGAGSPRKPLRALPADRVATLRRALGTLVEREAA